From Lysinibacillus sp. SGAir0095, the proteins below share one genomic window:
- the argH gene encoding argininosuccinate lyase — translation MFEDYKSRIDEQEGKHFPSNSYRQIVLQPAYDEAKRNFLTSMLQIHIAHLKMLEEQKLVTENEARQIGQAIAKLDLAFYEQQEYNPQFEDLFFRIESKLIELAGDVAGNLHIGRSRNDMGIAIYRMTLRKKILSLMAELLHLRSHLIAFAKEHVDTIMLGYTHTQQAQPTTFAHYLKAVIDQLTRDFKRMQAAFETINQSSMGAAALTTTGFMINRERMEELLAFDGMIENAWDAVAGADYIAEAASVTQLAALNLGRTSQDFLQWATQEFNAFCLASPYVQISSIMPQKRNPVSLEHTRALLSSVVGDAQTVLQMIHNTPFGDIVDTEDDMQPYLWRAMEKLCGIYKLFGSLIVTMDVNKEKLRKRAESSFANVTELADSLVRSENISFRQSHRIVSSCIKTLFEAKKESLENLTWDLANEKCVEITGKPLKISKEHFYNALKPDFFVKVRTLKGGPSSETMLNSLLQSEEITPLFGQWVNQKNEKICNSEEQLHKFLKGWTME, via the coding sequence ATGTTTGAGGATTATAAAAGTCGAATAGATGAACAAGAGGGAAAGCATTTCCCTTCCAATAGCTACCGTCAAATCGTGCTTCAACCCGCCTATGACGAAGCAAAAAGAAATTTTTTAACATCCATGCTACAAATTCATATTGCTCATTTAAAAATGCTTGAAGAACAAAAGCTGGTGACAGAAAATGAAGCTCGGCAAATTGGGCAAGCGATTGCAAAGCTAGATTTGGCATTCTATGAACAACAAGAATATAATCCGCAGTTTGAAGATTTATTTTTTCGCATTGAAAGTAAACTCATTGAATTAGCTGGAGATGTTGCAGGTAATTTACACATTGGGCGAAGTCGGAACGATATGGGAATTGCCATCTACCGAATGACATTACGAAAAAAAATACTATCCTTAATGGCAGAACTACTACACTTGCGTTCCCACCTTATCGCATTTGCCAAAGAACACGTCGATACGATCATGCTTGGATATACCCACACACAGCAAGCACAACCAACAACCTTTGCCCATTATTTAAAGGCAGTGATTGACCAACTAACAAGAGACTTTAAGAGAATGCAGGCAGCCTTTGAAACGATTAACCAAAGTAGCATGGGTGCTGCAGCATTAACAACCACAGGGTTTATGATTAACCGCGAACGCATGGAGGAGCTTCTTGCATTTGATGGAATGATCGAGAATGCTTGGGACGCTGTTGCAGGTGCAGACTACATTGCAGAAGCTGCGAGTGTCACACAGCTTGCTGCACTAAATTTGGGACGTACATCACAAGACTTTTTGCAATGGGCGACACAAGAATTTAATGCCTTTTGTTTAGCAAGCCCTTATGTCCAGATCAGTTCCATCATGCCCCAGAAGCGAAATCCAGTCTCCCTTGAGCATACGCGGGCTTTATTGTCCTCAGTTGTAGGCGATGCTCAAACAGTCTTACAAATGATTCATAATACACCGTTTGGTGATATCGTTGATACTGAAGATGATATGCAACCTTACCTATGGCGAGCAATGGAAAAGTTATGTGGAATCTATAAACTTTTTGGAAGCCTGATTGTTACGATGGATGTTAATAAAGAAAAGCTTCGAAAGCGTGCAGAAAGCAGTTTTGCAAATGTGACCGAGCTTGCAGATTCACTAGTACGTTCAGAAAACATCTCATTTAGACAGTCCCATCGTATAGTAAGCAGCTGTATCAAAACTCTATTTGAAGCAAAAAAAGAATCCCTCGAGAACTTAACGTGGGATCTGGCAAATGAAAAATGTGTTGAAATAACAGGTAAGCCCTTAAAGATTTCTAAAGAGCATTTTTATAATGCTTTAAAGCCTGATTTTTTTGTTAAGGTACGCACACTTAAAGGTGGGCCTTCATCTGAAACCATGCTTAATTCTCTTCTGCAATCTGAAGAAATCACTCCATTATTCGGTCAATGGGTAAATCAGAAAAATGAAAAAATCTGCAACAGTGAAGAACAGCTTCACAAATTTCTAAAAGGATGGACTATGGAATGA
- a CDS encoding N-acetylglucosamine kinase, with protein MKEATILAVDGGATKTTLTIRSTGGEWLFEKTAPGTNYQTIGANAMIEVLSHLLKDAYLATNVETIDVAVFAIAGIDTIPDLETVTHIVNQSLQNTAFRINELIIENDVQATLLGLVGNNSGALLISGTGSIAYATDGKGKIVRAGGWGHRASDEGSGYWIGSQIIKAIFRAEDNLEKSTILKKLVFEKLQIDSIDKLMTWLYQPNYTNALTASISSVLHEAAALGDEKAIYISQWASNELFSLVKAALAKLSYENEAFTLYFNGGILKHHPFILNYLQQLIHKDYPNITYMLCDENPIESIAKRAQYALHP; from the coding sequence ATGAAAGAGGCAACGATTTTGGCAGTAGATGGCGGTGCAACTAAAACCACACTAACCATTCGATCAACAGGGGGAGAATGGCTTTTTGAAAAAACAGCACCCGGAACTAATTATCAAACAATAGGTGCAAATGCAATGATTGAGGTACTGAGTCACCTACTCAAAGATGCTTATCTTGCAACGAATGTTGAAACAATCGATGTAGCTGTTTTCGCTATAGCAGGCATCGATACAATACCAGATTTAGAAACCGTTACCCATATCGTGAATCAAAGCCTTCAAAATACAGCTTTTCGCATTAACGAGCTTATAATTGAAAACGATGTTCAAGCAACCCTTCTTGGTTTGGTTGGCAACAATTCTGGCGCCTTATTAATATCAGGGACAGGATCCATAGCATATGCGACAGACGGAAAAGGTAAGATTGTTCGTGCAGGGGGATGGGGACACCGCGCAAGCGATGAAGGCAGTGGTTATTGGATTGGGAGCCAAATTATAAAAGCCATTTTTAGAGCAGAAGACAACCTGGAGAAATCAACTATTCTAAAAAAACTCGTATTTGAGAAGCTTCAGATTGATTCAATCGACAAGCTTATGACTTGGCTTTATCAACCGAACTATACGAATGCCCTGACAGCTAGTATTAGTTCTGTCTTACATGAAGCAGCTGCACTTGGGGACGAGAAAGCCATTTATATTTCGCAATGGGCTTCTAACGAGCTATTTTCATTAGTTAAAGCTGCACTTGCTAAACTTTCGTATGAGAATGAAGCGTTCACGCTCTATTTTAATGGCGGTATTTTAAAGCATCATCCTTTCATACTAAACTATTTACAGCAATTAATTCACAAAGACTACCCAAATATCACCTATATGTTATGTGATGAAAATCCCATTGAAAGTATTGCCAAAAGAGCACAGTACGCATTACATCCATAA
- a CDS encoding GNAT family N-acetyltransferase, giving the protein MTFYIRKAILDDAPNTAPLIYEAIGDIANRLTGETETSQILACLEVLFRRTDNRHSYLHTYIAEDEVTKDILGILVVYNGQVGAKLDASLQRWLEQKNAPITSIDVEAYPDEFYIDTVCVHRNARGLGIGTALLHFAEEVALSNDYTKVSLNVETQKVKAKKLYERLGYVVTEPWTIIDEPFFHMVKTII; this is encoded by the coding sequence ATGACATTTTACATAAGAAAAGCTATATTAGATGATGCCCCAAACACAGCTCCGCTTATTTATGAAGCTATTGGGGACATTGCCAACCGATTAACAGGTGAAACTGAAACATCTCAAATTCTCGCATGTCTTGAGGTACTTTTTAGGAGAACTGACAATCGTCACTCTTACTTACATACTTATATTGCAGAAGATGAAGTAACGAAGGACATTTTAGGCATACTAGTCGTATATAACGGACAAGTTGGCGCAAAATTAGATGCTAGCTTACAACGCTGGCTTGAACAAAAAAACGCACCAATTACTTCCATCGATGTGGAAGCTTATCCTGACGAATTTTATATCGATACCGTTTGTGTTCACAGAAATGCTCGTGGCTTAGGTATAGGGACAGCACTTTTACATTTTGCAGAGGAAGTTGCCCTTTCTAACGACTATACGAAAGTCTCATTAAATGTCGAAACACAAAAGGTCAAAGCAAAGAAATTATATGAGCGTCTGGGCTATGTAGTTACAGAACCTTGGACGATTATCGATGAACCATTTTTCCATATGGTCAAAACTATTATTTAG
- a CDS encoding carbohydrate kinase family protein: MSESNKDFVLVYGDAFVDYIANDRTNTSFTTFLGGATVNVAAGISRIGAPSSLITITGDDETSKFVRDELNQEGVNLDYAIVSPEKRVSGVYVHLTEECERIFKDYVDEAPDLQVIPEQLNEEAFKKASVFNVCSGTMFHPTALETTKKAVEMAKDKGVVIAIDANIRPLRWSSEDICRETITAFFEDAHILKLTDEELFFLTETTSIHDGIEKLNQYLVPIVLITVGADGAYAVLNGEVIHVPTQKVEAVDTTGSGDAFMAGVLRFVHFNGLPTTHDELVKCVSFGNRLGAFAATKPGALTALPHYDEIKEWL, translated from the coding sequence ATGAGTGAGTCTAATAAAGATTTCGTATTAGTATACGGAGACGCTTTTGTTGATTATATAGCCAATGACAGAACCAATACATCGTTTACAACATTCTTAGGTGGGGCTACAGTAAATGTTGCAGCGGGAATTAGTCGAATCGGTGCTCCCTCATCTTTAATCACAATAACAGGTGACGACGAGACTTCAAAATTTGTTCGAGATGAACTAAATCAAGAAGGTGTAAACCTGGATTATGCCATTGTTTCACCCGAAAAACGTGTTAGCGGTGTTTACGTTCATTTAACAGAGGAATGTGAGCGTATTTTCAAAGATTACGTTGATGAGGCGCCTGATTTACAAGTAATACCTGAGCAGTTAAATGAAGAAGCGTTTAAGAAGGCTTCTGTATTTAATGTGTGTTCCGGAACAATGTTTCATCCTACAGCACTTGAAACAACTAAAAAAGCTGTAGAAATGGCAAAGGATAAAGGGGTAGTCATTGCAATCGATGCCAATATCCGTCCGCTACGCTGGAGCAGTGAAGATATTTGCCGTGAAACGATTACTGCATTTTTTGAAGATGCCCATATCTTAAAATTAACAGATGAAGAGCTATTCTTCCTTACAGAAACTACTAGTATACACGATGGAATTGAAAAGTTAAATCAATACCTAGTACCGATTGTGCTAATTACTGTGGGGGCCGATGGTGCATATGCAGTATTAAATGGTGAAGTGATTCATGTACCGACTCAAAAGGTCGAAGCAGTCGATACAACTGGTTCTGGAGACGCATTCATGGCGGGTGTCTTACGCTTTGTCCACTTTAATGGATTACCAACAACTCATGATGAACTAGTTAAATGTGTAAGCTTCGGAAACCGTTTAGGCGCTTTCGCTGCTACAAAGCCAGGTGCTTTAACAGCCTTACCACATTATGATGAAATAAAAGAATGGCTTTAA
- a CDS encoding EamA family transporter has protein sequence MKSQLLYPLLIVIASSSYGVLSTIIKVAMGHGFTTSEAVTSQYIVGFVLALILFLFTRKSIPKINKSGIITILAAGALTANTGMIYGLALNYLTASLGVVLFFQFTWIGLFIDCMIHKRLPNRFEALSLLFLFGGTLLAAGVLDTDLSTIPWQGWVYGLLAATSFAIFIQVNSRQIEGMSTITRTFLMSLVAVIVISIFLSPEIVWNGTLFKTNLWIFGIILGIFGIILPILLFSIAVPKVGGALSSILSAMELPVAIIASVIILHETLTILQLFGIVLVLIGMVLPTVLAQRKNAA, from the coding sequence ATGAAATCACAGCTATTATACCCACTGCTAATCGTCATTGCATCGAGTAGTTATGGGGTTTTATCAACGATTATTAAAGTGGCGATGGGACACGGATTCACTACCAGTGAAGCTGTAACAAGTCAATATATTGTAGGATTTGTACTCGCACTTATTTTATTCCTATTCACACGCAAGTCTATACCAAAAATAAATAAATCTGGTATTATCACAATTTTGGCAGCTGGTGCCTTAACTGCTAATACAGGTATGATTTATGGACTCGCCTTAAATTACCTAACCGCTTCACTTGGCGTTGTGCTATTTTTCCAATTCACCTGGATTGGTCTTTTTATTGACTGTATGATACACAAGAGATTACCAAACCGATTTGAAGCGCTCTCGCTATTGTTTTTATTCGGTGGAACATTACTCGCTGCGGGCGTTCTAGATACAGATCTTTCAACAATTCCTTGGCAGGGATGGGTTTATGGCTTATTAGCAGCTACAAGCTTTGCGATTTTCATTCAAGTTAACTCAAGACAAATTGAAGGAATGTCTACAATTACACGCACATTCCTCATGTCACTTGTTGCCGTGATTGTCATTTCAATCTTCTTATCACCCGAGATTGTTTGGAATGGTACATTATTTAAAACAAATTTATGGATTTTCGGGATTATCCTGGGTATCTTCGGGATAATATTACCGATACTTTTATTTTCAATTGCCGTTCCAAAGGTGGGTGGTGCCCTATCATCTATTTTAAGTGCAATGGAATTACCTGTAGCAATTATTGCATCAGTCATAATATTACACGAAACACTTACAATCCTGCAGTTGTTTGGGATTGTACTAGTTCTTATAGGGATGGTTTTACCAACTGTCCTAGCCCAAAGGAAAAATGCCGCCTAA
- a CDS encoding YkvA family protein, which translates to MSENLHLETTISGKEKHYSPDKFINKVKKYGANLGFKALYSVAILYCALKSPDLPKEHKLMILGVLGYFILPIDLIGDMLPAVGLADDIVIITKAVSVIYSSITDEMKEEAHEVLKKIFGDKYLPSIEYEI; encoded by the coding sequence ATGAGTGAGAACTTACACTTAGAAACAACGATAAGCGGGAAGGAAAAACATTATTCTCCAGATAAATTTATAAATAAAGTAAAAAAATACGGGGCCAATTTAGGATTTAAAGCGTTATATAGTGTAGCAATCTTATATTGTGCGTTAAAAAGTCCAGATTTACCTAAAGAACACAAACTCATGATATTAGGTGTGCTAGGCTATTTTATTCTCCCAATTGATTTGATTGGAGACATGTTACCCGCTGTAGGTTTGGCAGATGATATTGTCATTATTACTAAAGCCGTTTCGGTTATTTATTCATCTATTACAGATGAAATGAAGGAAGAAGCCCATGAAGTCTTAAAGAAGATTTTTGGGGACAAGTATCTACCTTCTATCGAGTACGAAATTTAA
- a CDS encoding histidine kinase, whose amino-acid sequence MKHLKRMDESILVCVYYGLNGERLIRRGHKLATYLDCPLYILTIDSKPVDAFDAEKSGYIERWTDLCKELEVEEFIVRDNEKQPTQKVIGEIAREKNITQIIVGQSAQSRWEEITKGSFLNVLLKEVPFVDFHIVAVKRPLADEEHGIFEKGVRAYVIQELENYKIVFTCPKSVSIEGIFFKEIGTDFDNGIFKFSYQNKMHEVRIKEGFVSNPHLIHSIYGVSNV is encoded by the coding sequence ATGAAGCATTTAAAAAGAATGGATGAAAGTATTTTAGTTTGTGTATATTACGGACTTAATGGTGAGCGTCTTATTCGTAGAGGTCATAAACTTGCGACGTATTTAGATTGTCCACTCTATATATTAACGATTGATTCGAAACCAGTGGATGCGTTTGATGCCGAAAAATCTGGCTATATCGAAAGATGGACGGATCTTTGCAAAGAACTTGAAGTGGAAGAGTTTATTGTTCGTGATAATGAAAAGCAGCCAACTCAAAAAGTAATTGGCGAGATTGCCCGTGAAAAGAATATTACTCAAATAATTGTCGGGCAAAGTGCACAAAGCAGATGGGAAGAGATTACAAAAGGGTCATTCTTAAATGTTCTTTTAAAAGAAGTCCCATTTGTTGATTTTCACATCGTTGCCGTAAAACGCCCTCTCGCAGATGAAGAACATGGCATATTCGAAAAAGGTGTGCGTGCATACGTTATCCAAGAACTAGAAAATTACAAAATTGTCTTCACATGCCCTAAATCCGTATCCATCGAAGGGATTTTCTTTAAAGAAATAGGGACAGATTTCGATAATGGTATTTTTAAGTTCTCTTATCAAAATAAAATGCATGAAGTCAGGATAAAAGAAGGCTTTGTCAGCAACCCTCATCTTATTCATTCGATTTACGGCGTATCGAACGTCTAA
- a CDS encoding Na+/H+ antiporter subunit A — protein sequence MTIEIAIILIPFIMAALIPLFNRRLQRRFIGWVVLVIPVSLFLILTTYIPRIASGETFSHTYEWIPSFNINFTTYIDGLSLIFSLLITGVGSLVILYSIFYLSMKESLHHFYCYLLLFMGAMLGVVFSDNLMVLYAFWELTSVSSFLLIAFWHHRKASRAGARKSMTITVSGGVAMLVGFLMLYAMSGTFSIREIIGNVDEISGQVLFIPALVLILLGAFTKSAQFPFHIWLPDAMEAPTPVSAYLHSATMVKAGIYLVARFTPVFGGEVVWFWAVTGVGLLTLFWGSFNAVRQSDLKAILAFSTVSQLGLIMSLLGLGSVAVYLGYSTSTVIYTQATFAALFHLINHSTFKGALFMMVGIVDHEIGTRDIRRLGGLMSILPFTFTIALIGCFSMAGLPPFNGFLSKEMFFAATVSILNLDIFSLASIGIFVPIIAWIASVFTFIYCVIIVSKTFLGKVKPDILEKNPHEAPVGMLISPFILIGLVIAIFFFPNILGTYILKPAMSSVYPTFPAEAEMTPHIHAWHGFKPELYMTIGVILVGILLYRFMKHWIKIYRIFPQNWTLNAIYERVITTSENMSESITKRYMNGHLMHYFIYIYVSFVVIVAGTFLVLEAFAWNPSKDAPVENYELLLIFVVIFAAVALIFAKSRITAVLLNGVIGYAIAFFFVIFRAPDLALTQLVVESVTTALYLICFKYLAELKPEPSSKRLKLSNGLISILVGATVTLIGLAVINYEKFESISAYFEDSYKLAGGKNIVNTILGDFRAFDTMLEVVVLFIAGLGVYALIKLKAAKKGDADT from the coding sequence GTGACAATCGAAATTGCCATCATACTAATTCCGTTTATTATGGCAGCATTGATTCCCTTATTTAATAGGCGACTGCAAAGGAGATTTATAGGTTGGGTCGTTCTCGTAATTCCTGTTAGTTTATTCCTTATTCTGACTACATATATCCCTCGTATAGCAAGTGGTGAAACCTTTTCCCATACCTATGAGTGGATCCCCTCATTTAATATAAATTTCACGACATATATAGATGGCTTAAGCTTGATATTTAGTTTGTTAATAACTGGTGTCGGAAGTTTAGTGATATTGTATTCCATCTTTTATCTATCAATGAAAGAATCACTACATCATTTCTATTGTTATTTATTACTTTTCATGGGAGCAATGCTAGGCGTTGTATTCTCGGATAATTTAATGGTTCTATATGCCTTTTGGGAATTAACGAGTGTTTCATCCTTCCTCTTAATTGCATTTTGGCATCATCGGAAAGCCTCTAGAGCAGGTGCAAGAAAATCCATGACAATAACGGTATCAGGTGGCGTAGCCATGCTGGTAGGTTTTTTAATGCTTTATGCCATGTCCGGAACATTCAGTATTAGAGAAATTATAGGAAATGTTGATGAGATTAGTGGACAGGTCTTATTTATTCCTGCGCTTGTTTTAATTTTACTGGGTGCATTTACCAAATCTGCGCAGTTTCCCTTCCATATCTGGCTTCCCGATGCGATGGAAGCACCAACACCTGTTAGTGCCTATTTACATTCGGCAACAATGGTTAAGGCTGGAATTTACTTAGTCGCACGTTTTACACCTGTTTTCGGTGGAGAAGTGGTCTGGTTCTGGGCAGTCACTGGAGTTGGTTTGTTAACGCTATTTTGGGGCTCATTTAATGCCGTAAGACAATCTGATTTAAAAGCAATACTAGCTTTTTCCACCGTTAGTCAACTCGGTTTAATTATGAGTTTATTAGGTTTGGGTTCTGTTGCCGTTTATTTAGGCTACTCAACGAGCACTGTTATCTATACGCAAGCAACTTTTGCTGCACTCTTCCATTTAATTAATCACTCGACCTTTAAAGGTGCACTATTTATGATGGTCGGAATTGTCGATCATGAAATCGGAACTCGTGACATTAGAAGACTAGGCGGGCTAATGTCGATCCTTCCATTTACATTTACGATTGCATTAATTGGTTGTTTTTCCATGGCAGGGTTACCGCCATTTAATGGTTTCTTGAGTAAAGAAATGTTCTTTGCTGCTACAGTTAGCATTTTGAATTTAGATATTTTCTCTCTTGCAAGTATAGGTATATTTGTTCCGATTATAGCTTGGATTGCAAGTGTTTTTACCTTTATTTACTGTGTCATTATTGTAAGCAAAACATTCTTGGGAAAAGTCAAACCAGATATTTTAGAAAAGAATCCACATGAAGCACCGGTTGGTATGTTAATCTCTCCGTTTATTTTAATTGGGCTAGTCATTGCAATTTTCTTCTTCCCCAATATTTTAGGTACGTATATTTTAAAGCCAGCAATGTCGAGTGTGTATCCAACATTCCCGGCCGAAGCTGAAATGACACCGCATATTCACGCATGGCATGGATTTAAACCTGAGTTATATATGACGATCGGCGTTATTCTAGTAGGTATTCTTTTATATCGATTCATGAAACACTGGATAAAGATATACCGCATTTTCCCTCAAAATTGGACTCTCAATGCTATCTATGAAAGAGTCATTACAACGAGTGAGAATATGTCGGAAAGTATAACTAAACGATATATGAATGGTCATTTAATGCACTACTTTATCTATATATATGTAAGCTTTGTTGTAATTGTTGCGGGCACTTTCTTGGTCCTTGAAGCATTTGCCTGGAATCCAAGCAAAGATGCTCCTGTAGAGAACTATGAATTACTATTAATATTTGTTGTGATTTTTGCGGCAGTTGCCCTTATTTTTGCAAAATCACGTATTACTGCTGTTTTGTTAAACGGAGTAATAGGTTATGCGATTGCATTCTTTTTCGTTATATTCAGAGCACCGGATTTAGCCCTTACACAGCTGGTTGTGGAATCTGTAACAACGGCATTATATTTAATCTGTTTTAAATATTTAGCAGAGCTAAAACCCGAGCCATCCTCTAAACGACTAAAACTATCAAATGGTCTAATTTCAATTCTAGTAGGAGCAACAGTGACGCTGATTGGTTTGGCGGTCATCAACTACGAGAAATTCGAATCTATTTCGGCTTACTTTGAAGATTCATATAAATTAGCCGGGGGTAAAAATATTGTTAATACCATTCTTGGGGACTTCCGTGCCTTCGATACGATGCTGGAAGTAGTTGTTCTCTTTATAGCCGGATTAGGTGTTTATGCACTTATTAAGCTAAAAGCAGCGAAGAAGGGGGATGCTGACACTTGA
- a CDS encoding DUF421 domain-containing protein, translating to MDGFSNFHLGETILRSILSFFTILVLARIIGKKQLSQLTFFHYITGITIGSITAEVSTQHNTDYWDGFTALICWTLLTLLTSYLTLNFSKIRILIDDRPTILIQNGTIIRKGMKKARLHTDELGMLLREQGIFSFNEVHYAVFETNGELSVLKKPAFANATKEDTKSALTLPPHLPTEIIVSGEIVRKNLMELDLTEEWVIHKLKKKNIDMKEVYFAQVLPDNSLYISLDKTEDD from the coding sequence ATGGATGGTTTTAGTAATTTTCACTTAGGGGAAACAATTTTAAGATCAATACTATCCTTCTTCACCATTCTAGTACTAGCGAGAATAATCGGAAAAAAGCAACTTAGTCAATTAACCTTTTTCCATTACATCACCGGTATTACAATTGGTTCTATTACAGCAGAGGTTTCCACTCAGCATAACACGGATTATTGGGATGGGTTTACTGCACTAATTTGTTGGACTCTCCTTACTCTTTTAACAAGTTATCTTACTTTAAACTTTTCAAAAATAAGGATTCTGATTGATGACCGACCGACCATTCTCATTCAAAATGGCACCATCATTAGAAAGGGGATGAAAAAAGCCCGCCTTCATACAGACGAACTGGGAATGCTATTAAGAGAACAAGGGATTTTCTCCTTTAACGAAGTACATTATGCTGTATTTGAAACGAATGGGGAGCTTAGTGTTTTAAAGAAGCCCGCCTTCGCCAATGCAACAAAGGAAGATACCAAATCAGCCCTTACTCTCCCCCCCCATTTACCTACAGAAATAATTGTAAGTGGGGAAATTGTAAGAAAAAATCTAATGGAGTTAGACCTAACCGAAGAATGGGTTATTCATAAATTGAAAAAGAAAAATATCGATATGAAGGAAGTATATTTCGCCCAAGTTCTCCCGGATAACTCACTATATATTAGTTTAGACAAAACGGAAGATGATTAG
- a CDS encoding DUF5050 domain-containing protein, with the protein MLKRITFLVIAIVLARPIYDFGSQWLDEAKHFFSDNEVTIQDATTDVLSTVNSAKDNLVSTAADTLITMDVDLPDSVQTVEELEDSFYYYLSRWETNFEIHYVGSTADIENLIQTAVNQAASRDHYILGHLADRKIEYEYSSFDAKIKVHQTYLTNLAQEQVVNEKVASILSTVSPDEMTDFQKVKFVNDYIVKSTAYSTESTASPHSAYAVLQENKGVCQGYALLALKMLQDLGVETQYVVGEVYTGGHAWNLVKVDGNWYHLDTTWNDPTPDRQNVVRYEYFLIDDAKMELDHTWIQADYPKASDTNFDFMAQIDHAYEQDGLIYYSNVDDNNILYRMDMKTGETARLTDSRAQFIVGFGDWIYFSNYSNGAYLSKIRTDGTDESILYHEEVDNLFVEDGYLYFSTDQGLKKMEL; encoded by the coding sequence TTGTTAAAACGAATAACTTTTCTCGTCATAGCTATTGTACTTGCAAGGCCGATATATGATTTCGGCTCACAATGGCTGGATGAAGCCAAGCATTTTTTCAGTGATAATGAAGTAACCATCCAGGATGCAACCACTGATGTATTATCTACAGTGAACTCTGCAAAGGATAATCTTGTGAGTACAGCAGCAGATACATTGATTACAATGGATGTGGATTTGCCGGATAGTGTCCAAACAGTAGAGGAGCTTGAGGATTCCTTTTACTATTATTTAAGTAGATGGGAAACGAATTTTGAAATCCATTATGTTGGCAGTACTGCAGATATTGAAAACCTTATTCAAACGGCTGTTAATCAAGCGGCAAGTCGGGATCATTATATTCTGGGTCATCTAGCAGACCGTAAGATTGAGTATGAGTATAGCAGTTTCGATGCGAAAATAAAGGTTCACCAAACCTACCTAACGAACCTAGCCCAAGAGCAAGTTGTAAACGAAAAAGTAGCAAGTATCCTATCCACCGTTTCACCTGATGAAATGACCGATTTTCAGAAGGTGAAATTTGTGAACGATTATATTGTCAAATCTACAGCCTATAGTACTGAATCGACAGCAAGTCCACATAGTGCATATGCTGTGTTGCAAGAAAATAAAGGGGTTTGCCAAGGCTATGCTTTATTAGCTTTAAAAATGCTCCAAGACCTGGGTGTGGAAACTCAATATGTTGTTGGTGAAGTTTACACGGGTGGACATGCATGGAATCTAGTAAAGGTAGATGGAAATTGGTATCATCTTGATACAACCTGGAATGATCCAACGCCAGATCGTCAAAATGTTGTTCGCTATGAATATTTCTTAATTGATGATGCGAAAATGGAGCTCGACCATACTTGGATTCAGGCAGATTATCCAAAAGCTTCAGATACGAATTTTGACTTTATGGCACAAATTGACCATGCATATGAGCAGGATGGTTTGATTTATTATAGTAATGTAGATGATAATAATATCTTATATCGAATGGATATGAAAACGGGAGAAACGGCACGTCTAACAGATAGCCGTGCACAATTTATTGTAGGATTTGGGGACTGGATCTACTTTAGTAATTACTCGAATGGGGCGTATCTTTCGAAAATTCGAACTGATGGAACAGACGAGTCGATCTTGTATCATGAAGAAGTGGATAACTTATTTGTAGAGGATGGTTATTTATATTTCTCTACAGATCAAGGATTAAAGAAAATGGAATTATAG